A window of the Bradyrhizobium diazoefficiens genome harbors these coding sequences:
- a CDS encoding glycosyltransferase, which produces MRPDLSTSPKLIVMSFHPVTRSFADRITEVCGPVDSYYDAANLRKLSPVAALRQLRSLRADKLVIALESEVSTALIAPLSIAAALTRVGSLAVVWPDLRVEALGRLGGLQNLLQLGVDTLSSRRALFRRLRKGEAMRRLPMPRQVPPSCGASILYLDANISLGAAVGGSVGHTAGVIGGFLDNAFEVDYASLKSLPTDRAGARWLKLQPDGLLAMPAELNFYPYAEAIEERIVPLHSSNPWSFIYQRFSLHDFTGPHLGRRLNVPVVVEFNGSEAWASANWGTRLRLHGAAEKAEAVALDAADLIVTVSDELGDELKRRGIPDSRILVYPNCVDPAAFDSTRFSTDDLADLKQQCGIPKDALVAGFIGTFGQWHGIEFLAECIRDLARNDAAWLERSKLHFMLVGDGLKMPEVRRLVGPPEVARFVTLTGLVAQSEAPRYLACADLLLSPHVPNADGSGFFGSPTKLFEYMAMEKPIVASALGQIEDVITGRGATRLGALPPGAGAPCGLLYEPGNAKAFKDTLRRVVDDMPAAAGVAKAARAEVLNRYTWRRHVDAILTAMARNGLLVRRPDRDAA; this is translated from the coding sequence ATGCGTCCTGACCTCTCCACAAGCCCCAAGCTGATCGTCATGAGCTTTCATCCCGTGACGAGATCATTTGCCGATCGAATCACGGAGGTCTGCGGTCCGGTGGATAGCTACTATGACGCGGCGAACCTGCGCAAATTGTCGCCCGTCGCGGCGCTTCGGCAGTTGCGCAGTCTCCGTGCCGATAAGCTGGTCATCGCGCTGGAAAGCGAGGTTTCCACGGCGCTGATTGCACCGCTCTCGATCGCGGCTGCATTGACCCGGGTAGGCTCACTTGCGGTTGTCTGGCCCGATTTGCGGGTCGAGGCTCTCGGGCGGCTTGGCGGGCTGCAGAACCTGCTGCAGCTCGGCGTCGATACCCTGTCGTCCCGCCGTGCTCTTTTCCGCCGTTTGCGCAAGGGAGAGGCGATGAGACGGTTGCCGATGCCCCGCCAGGTCCCACCCAGCTGCGGCGCGAGCATTCTCTATCTCGATGCCAACATCTCGCTGGGTGCGGCCGTCGGCGGCTCGGTCGGACACACGGCTGGCGTCATCGGAGGGTTTCTCGACAACGCCTTCGAGGTGGACTACGCAAGTCTCAAGTCGCTGCCCACCGATCGCGCGGGCGCGCGCTGGCTGAAGTTGCAGCCGGATGGGCTGCTTGCGATGCCGGCGGAGTTGAATTTCTATCCGTATGCGGAGGCGATCGAGGAAAGGATCGTTCCGCTGCACAGCTCCAATCCATGGTCGTTCATCTATCAACGATTTTCCCTGCACGATTTCACCGGGCCTCACCTCGGGCGCCGCTTGAACGTGCCGGTCGTCGTCGAATTCAACGGATCTGAGGCCTGGGCGTCCGCGAATTGGGGAACGCGGCTCCGCCTGCACGGGGCCGCAGAGAAGGCAGAAGCAGTCGCGCTGGACGCTGCGGATTTGATCGTCACCGTTTCGGACGAGTTGGGGGATGAGCTGAAGCGGCGAGGAATTCCCGATAGCCGGATTCTCGTGTATCCCAACTGTGTCGATCCGGCCGCTTTTGATTCCACGAGATTCTCGACGGACGATCTCGCCGATCTGAAGCAGCAGTGTGGCATCCCGAAAGATGCGCTGGTCGCCGGGTTCATCGGAACGTTCGGCCAGTGGCATGGCATCGAGTTTCTCGCCGAATGCATCCGTGACCTCGCGCGCAACGACGCCGCCTGGCTCGAGCGGAGCAAGCTGCATTTCATGCTGGTGGGCGACGGTCTGAAGATGCCCGAGGTGCGTCGGCTGGTCGGACCGCCCGAGGTCGCGCGCTTTGTCACACTGACGGGTCTGGTGGCGCAATCGGAGGCCCCCAGATATCTCGCCTGCGCGGACCTGCTGCTCTCGCCGCACGTGCCGAACGCGGACGGCTCGGGATTTTTTGGATCGCCGACCAAATTGTTCGAGTATATGGCGATGGAAAAGCCGATCGTCGCATCAGCGCTCGGCCAGATCGAGGATGTCATCACCGGCCGCGGCGCCACGCGCCTGGGGGCGCTGCCGCCGGGGGCGGGGGCGCCTTGCGGATTACTTTACGAACCGGGCAATGCGAAGGCGTTCAAGGACACGTTGCGGCGGGTCGTGGATGACATGCCGGCCGCCGCCGGGGTGGCGAAGGCTGCCCGCGCCGAGGTTCTGAATCGCTATACCTGGAGGCGACATGTCGATGCTATCCTTACCGCGATGGCCCGCAACGGGTTGCTCGTGCGTCGGCCGGATCGCGACGCGGCATGA
- the asnB gene encoding asparagine synthase (glutamine-hydrolyzing) — translation MCGIVGLLSYGDAGRVDRSVLDRMRDAMAHRGPDGGDGWVSDDRRIGLGHRRLSIVDLNVAATQPMRNEDGAVIITFNGEIYNHAKLRPELVARGHKFRTDHSDTEVLVHGYEEWGLDGLLERIEGDYAFGIWDERRGLLSLARDRIGVKPLYFARIKGCFAFASEMKALVEHPDFVREIDPYAMYHYLSFLTTPAPLTMMRGIYKLPAGCSMTIDRSGKATISRYWDAVPGRGIERGETANLSDAALEEFYVNGIRDRLRASVEKRMMSDVPMGVFLSGGVDSSTNVALMSEFSSRPVETFTIGFSDYKHLNEYEQANQIARQFGTNHHEIGISKKDMINYLPQMLLSQDEPIADWVCIPLYFVSKLAHDNGMKVVQVGEGSDEQFCGYSGYMTYLKMYHKYWAPFRKYLPQPAQRLAAGTASLLSGIHPKLPVYADVIDRAARSREHFWSGAMVFPDLMKSQLVDATAIAAANDDHADAAGLLDPEYLKLDSFNIVRSFMDPLDAKFSNLDPLTRMIHSEFRLRLPELLLMRVDKIGMSESLEARVPFLDHKLVEFSMDIPEEWKTKGGEPKYLLKKAVEGLIPDNIIYRKKMGFGAPMSDWMRSDFGRAVRASVFSSGLMRRGLLKAAYIEKLFDWHFTGRTDTSLYLWAIYNLTAWYDLWIDRKVVDTSQLSDAVA, via the coding sequence ATGTGTGGAATAGTGGGTTTGCTATCTTACGGCGACGCCGGCAGGGTCGATCGCTCCGTCCTGGATCGCATGCGCGACGCCATGGCGCATCGCGGGCCGGACGGCGGAGACGGCTGGGTTTCGGACGACCGCAGAATTGGCCTCGGTCACCGCCGCCTCTCGATCGTCGACCTCAACGTCGCCGCGACGCAGCCGATGCGCAACGAGGACGGCGCGGTCATCATCACTTTCAACGGTGAAATCTACAATCACGCCAAGCTCAGGCCCGAGCTCGTCGCCCGCGGGCACAAGTTCCGTACCGATCACAGTGACACCGAGGTGTTGGTCCACGGCTACGAGGAGTGGGGGCTCGACGGCCTGCTTGAGCGGATCGAAGGCGATTACGCCTTCGGGATCTGGGACGAGCGCAGGGGGCTGTTGTCGCTTGCGCGGGACCGCATCGGCGTCAAGCCGCTCTATTTCGCCCGGATCAAGGGTTGCTTCGCCTTCGCCTCGGAGATGAAGGCGCTGGTCGAGCATCCCGACTTCGTGCGGGAGATCGACCCCTACGCGATGTATCACTATCTTTCGTTCCTGACGACGCCGGCGCCGCTGACGATGATGCGCGGCATCTACAAGCTGCCGGCCGGATGCAGCATGACGATCGATCGCTCCGGCAAGGCGACGATATCGCGATACTGGGATGCAGTGCCCGGACGCGGTATCGAGCGGGGCGAGACCGCCAATCTTTCGGACGCGGCGCTCGAGGAGTTCTACGTCAACGGCATTCGCGACCGGCTCCGCGCCAGCGTGGAGAAGCGGATGATGTCGGACGTGCCGATGGGCGTGTTCCTGTCGGGCGGCGTCGATTCGTCCACCAACGTGGCGCTGATGAGTGAGTTTTCAAGCCGCCCCGTCGAGACCTTCACGATCGGATTCAGCGACTACAAGCATCTAAACGAATACGAGCAGGCGAACCAGATCGCACGTCAGTTCGGCACCAATCATCATGAGATTGGGATCAGCAAGAAGGACATGATCAACTACCTGCCACAGATGCTGCTCTCGCAGGACGAGCCGATCGCCGACTGGGTGTGCATCCCGCTCTACTTCGTCTCCAAGCTCGCGCACGACAACGGCATGAAGGTGGTCCAGGTCGGCGAAGGCTCGGACGAGCAGTTTTGCGGTTATTCAGGCTACATGACGTACCTGAAGATGTATCACAAATATTGGGCACCATTCCGCAAGTATCTGCCGCAGCCGGCGCAGCGCCTTGCAGCGGGCACTGCCAGTCTGCTTTCGGGCATTCATCCGAAGCTGCCCGTCTATGCCGACGTCATCGATCGCGCGGCCCGGAGCCGCGAGCATTTCTGGTCTGGCGCGATGGTGTTCCCCGATCTCATGAAAAGCCAGCTCGTCGATGCCACCGCCATCGCGGCCGCCAACGACGATCATGCGGACGCGGCGGGGTTGCTCGACCCCGAATATCTGAAGCTCGACAGCTTCAACATTGTCCGCAGCTTCATGGATCCTCTGGATGCCAAGTTCTCTAACCTTGATCCGCTGACCCGCATGATTCACAGCGAGTTCAGGCTGCGCCTGCCCGAGCTGCTGCTGATGCGGGTTGATAAGATCGGCATGTCTGAATCGTTGGAAGCGCGCGTTCCTTTTCTCGACCACAAGCTCGTCGAGTTCTCGATGGACATCCCCGAGGAATGGAAGACCAAGGGTGGCGAGCCGAAATACCTTCTGAAGAAGGCTGTCGAGGGCCTGATCCCCGACAACATCATCTATCGGAAGAAGATGGGCTTTGGCGCGCCGATGAGCGATTGGATGCGCAGCGATTTCGGCCGCGCGGTCCGTGCGTCGGTGTTCTCGTCAGGGTTGATGCGGCGCGGCCTCCTGAAGGCCGCTTATATCGAGAAGCTCTTCGATTGGCACTTCACGGGGCGGACCGATACCAGCCTGTATCTCTGGGCGATCTACAATTTGACCGCCTGGTATGATTTGTGGATCGATCGCAAGGTGGTCGATACGTCGCAGTTGTCCGATGCGGTTGCTTGA
- a CDS encoding alginate lyase family protein, with protein sequence MLDAARRARRILGKSPAYVARRALQEGERELDRWLAPMRERSLSRGRLLAMARASSIDELWTRLRQRPYPAWTSAMDPAALDRVEPGESARIRDAAHLACARTVDLLGVGPVALGRPIDWARDYRVGMGWPGGFARSIDYVNRDRPSDVKVPWEISRLQWLIPAGQAYLLDADEQYAVAARDILQEWMDGNPLGYTVNWSCTMEAAMRLFIWTWLFHVFANSSSWRDEDFRAKFLACLYLHGDFTLRHIEKADVNGNHYTADLAGLVMAGHFFGDVGNAGRWQDAGWRGLQEEIEKQVFADGVDFEASVPYHRLVCELFVWPALFRKACGASLSDSYVQRLRAMARFAAAYSRPDGTSPLWGDADDARALPFGGQKLGDHRYLVSLIALAFGDSDLAAQAEGPRSELVWVVGPELAASFAPAVRSPASSMAFPHGGAYVMRAGDHHVFIDCGPVGLAGRGGHGHNDALSFEAWLAGAPVVIDRGSFVYTASFEKRNEFRSTSSHNTPGIDGAEMNRFDPGNLWNLQDDAQAECTSWRTGDEQDLFAGRHKGYRRLGVDVAREISLDRRSGRVEIIDTIEGEGEHEIAVPLHLASSVRVDRSGAAVRLASAGRLFSLSAFGDGWELTIEPTSISPSYGVVEPSHRLVWRRRGALPAKLAVTIKPDGDDTSCPP encoded by the coding sequence TTGCTTGACGCGGCGCGCCGCGCCAGGAGGATTCTCGGCAAATCTCCGGCCTACGTTGCCAGGCGTGCCTTGCAGGAGGGGGAGCGCGAGCTCGACCGCTGGCTCGCGCCGATGCGGGAGCGAAGCCTCTCTCGCGGGCGGCTGCTTGCGATGGCGCGGGCATCCTCCATCGATGAATTGTGGACGCGGCTGCGCCAGCGCCCGTATCCGGCATGGACATCGGCGATGGATCCCGCCGCGCTCGACCGTGTCGAACCCGGCGAGAGCGCGCGGATTCGTGACGCCGCGCACCTGGCTTGCGCACGAACGGTCGATCTCCTGGGCGTCGGACCGGTGGCGCTGGGCAGGCCGATCGACTGGGCCCGCGACTACCGGGTGGGGATGGGCTGGCCGGGGGGCTTCGCGCGATCGATCGACTACGTGAACCGCGATCGTCCCAGCGACGTCAAGGTGCCCTGGGAGATTTCACGACTGCAATGGCTGATCCCGGCGGGACAGGCCTACCTGCTGGATGCCGACGAGCAATATGCCGTCGCCGCCCGCGATATCCTGCAGGAGTGGATGGATGGCAATCCGCTCGGCTACACCGTGAACTGGTCTTGCACGATGGAAGCCGCGATGCGGCTCTTCATCTGGACCTGGCTGTTCCATGTATTCGCGAACAGCTCCTCGTGGCGTGACGAGGACTTTCGCGCGAAGTTTCTGGCCTGCCTTTACCTCCACGGCGACTTCACGCTGAGGCACATCGAGAAAGCCGATGTCAACGGCAACCACTACACCGCGGATCTTGCCGGCCTGGTGATGGCCGGCCACTTTTTCGGCGACGTGGGGAATGCCGGTCGCTGGCAAGATGCCGGCTGGCGAGGGCTGCAAGAGGAAATCGAAAAACAGGTCTTCGCCGACGGGGTCGATTTCGAGGCGTCGGTGCCCTATCACCGGCTGGTCTGCGAACTCTTCGTGTGGCCGGCACTGTTCCGCAAGGCCTGCGGCGCCAGCCTGTCGGACAGTTACGTCCAGCGGCTGCGCGCGATGGCGCGATTTGCCGCGGCCTATTCGCGCCCCGACGGCACCAGCCCGCTGTGGGGGGATGCCGACGACGCAAGAGCGTTGCCATTCGGTGGACAGAAGCTCGGCGACCATCGCTATCTGGTCAGCCTGATTGCACTCGCATTCGGCGATAGCGATCTGGCGGCGCAAGCGGAGGGGCCTCGCTCCGAACTCGTCTGGGTGGTCGGGCCCGAGTTGGCCGCATCATTCGCGCCAGCCGTTCGCTCGCCGGCGTCGTCGATGGCATTCCCGCACGGCGGTGCGTATGTCATGCGCGCCGGGGATCATCACGTATTCATTGATTGCGGCCCGGTCGGCCTCGCCGGCCGCGGCGGCCACGGACACAACGACGCGCTGTCGTTTGAAGCCTGGCTCGCCGGCGCGCCGGTCGTCATCGATCGCGGCTCGTTCGTCTATACGGCCTCGTTCGAGAAGCGGAACGAGTTTCGTTCGACCTCGTCCCACAACACGCCCGGGATCGATGGCGCGGAGATGAATCGCTTCGACCCCGGCAATCTCTGGAACCTCCAGGACGATGCGCAAGCCGAATGCACGAGCTGGCGGACCGGCGACGAGCAGGACCTGTTTGCCGGGAGGCACAAGGGCTACCGGCGCCTCGGCGTCGACGTTGCGCGGGAAATCAGCCTGGACAGGCGATCGGGCCGTGTCGAGATCATCGATACCATCGAAGGCGAAGGCGAACATGAGATCGCCGTACCCTTGCATCTGGCGTCTTCCGTCCGCGTCGACCGCAGCGGAGCCGCTGTCCGCCTTGCTTCAGCCGGACGTCTGTTCTCCCTTTCGGCATTCGGTGACGGTTGGGAGCTGACCATCGAGCCCACGTCGATCTCGCCGAGCTACGGCGTTGTCGAGCCGTCGCATCGGCTGGTGTGGCGCAGGCGGGGCGCCTTGCCGGCGAAGCTGGCGGTAACGATCAAGCCGGACGGGGACGATACCTCGTGCCCTCCTTGA
- a CDS encoding oligosaccharide flippase family protein, with translation MPSLIHTYAEMLLARGLAILGSFGVAILTARMLGPAERGHYYYIVTLAAIALQIASLGVQSSNTYLIARTPALLAQIMANSLWLAGLAGVAAAAGVLAVDLAIGGPEQNVMFVAIVTALTPSLLLFLYLSNIAVALNRPRTFNGLIILNGVVAIGAALLASWLAPRLGGFLVAAVIASLVACVAAWAVLAKSIDIPRRFDFGLFRNGIAFALRAHIATLLGFVMGRMSVMVLRQFGEFADIGYWSIAAQIADALLILPSTIGLLLFPALVRAKGAARVQQYKVALLQITLLMALVCTASAVLASPIVTIIFGKEYEPAVAIILALLPGVFFIGVASAASQFLSASGFPWSQVMAWLCGATLQAALSVALFGQFGAVGLAWIQSASAGFVCVWLLLNSLRSGLSADL, from the coding sequence GTGCCCTCCTTGATCCACACCTACGCCGAGATGCTGCTGGCGCGGGGCCTCGCTATCCTCGGCTCGTTCGGCGTGGCGATCCTGACGGCGCGCATGCTCGGTCCCGCCGAGCGCGGGCACTATTACTACATCGTGACGCTCGCTGCGATTGCCCTGCAGATCGCCTCCCTCGGCGTTCAGTCTAGCAACACGTACTTGATTGCGCGGACGCCGGCGCTGCTCGCTCAGATCATGGCCAACTCGTTGTGGCTTGCGGGCCTGGCCGGGGTTGCGGCGGCGGCGGGCGTCCTTGCCGTCGATCTGGCGATCGGCGGTCCCGAGCAAAATGTCATGTTCGTTGCCATCGTGACGGCGCTGACACCGTCGCTCCTCTTGTTCCTTTACCTGTCCAACATCGCGGTCGCTCTTAATCGCCCCAGGACCTTCAACGGTCTGATCATCCTCAACGGCGTCGTTGCCATTGGTGCGGCGCTGCTGGCATCCTGGCTTGCTCCACGGCTTGGGGGCTTCCTGGTTGCCGCGGTGATCGCCTCGCTCGTCGCCTGCGTCGCCGCCTGGGCCGTCCTGGCGAAGAGTATCGACATTCCGCGACGCTTCGACTTCGGGCTGTTTCGCAATGGTATCGCATTTGCGCTGCGGGCTCATATCGCGACTCTGCTGGGCTTCGTCATGGGCCGCATGAGCGTCATGGTGCTCAGGCAATTCGGCGAGTTTGCGGATATCGGTTACTGGTCGATTGCGGCACAGATCGCCGACGCGTTGCTGATCCTGCCCTCGACGATCGGCCTTCTGCTGTTTCCCGCGCTCGTGCGTGCGAAAGGTGCGGCGCGCGTGCAGCAGTACAAGGTCGCGTTGCTACAGATCACCTTGCTGATGGCGCTGGTCTGCACAGCCAGCGCCGTGCTGGCGAGCCCGATCGTCACAATCATATTCGGGAAAGAGTACGAGCCGGCCGTGGCCATCATCCTCGCACTGCTTCCCGGCGTATTCTTCATCGGCGTCGCCTCCGCTGCCTCCCAGTTCCTGTCGGCGAGCGGATTTCCCTGGTCGCAGGTCATGGCCTGGCTCTGCGGGGCGACCCTGCAGGCCGCGCTCTCGGTTGCGCTGTTCGGACAGTTCGGTGCCGTTGGTCTGGCGTGGATTCAGAGTGCGAGTGCCGGATTTGTCTGTGTCTGGCTGCTTCTCAACAGCCTCAGGTCCGGCCTTTCCGCGGATCTCTGA
- a CDS encoding class I SAM-dependent methyltransferase has protein sequence MCHDESAPMNNRVVRDFWNEAACGEAAYAVGIDASNRFSSQRETRYELEPFIKPFARFEEGHEQAVLEIGVGMGADHEQWARSGPARLCGIDLTPRAVDLTRERLALAHLESELRVADGERLPFPDATFDIVYSWGVLHHSADTTQAFKEVARVLKPRGTARIMIYHKWSIVGLLLWLRYGRFSSSLASIYANHLESPGTKAYSTREATAIVEASGLRAVKMEVELSPGDLLSGATGQRHRGRLLSIARRLWPRSLLLGVARQLGLYLMIEAVRPSE, from the coding sequence TTGTGCCATGATGAGAGTGCTCCCATGAACAATAGGGTTGTCCGCGATTTCTGGAACGAGGCGGCCTGCGGCGAGGCCGCTTATGCCGTCGGCATCGACGCCTCAAATCGCTTCTCCAGCCAACGCGAGACGAGGTACGAGCTCGAGCCCTTCATCAAGCCCTTCGCCCGCTTCGAAGAGGGCCACGAGCAGGCTGTACTCGAAATCGGCGTTGGCATGGGTGCCGACCATGAACAATGGGCGCGCAGCGGACCCGCCCGCCTTTGCGGCATTGACTTGACCCCGCGCGCCGTCGACCTGACGCGCGAACGCCTCGCCCTCGCCCACCTTGAGTCCGAGCTCCGAGTGGCCGACGGGGAACGGCTTCCTTTTCCGGATGCGACGTTCGATATCGTCTACAGCTGGGGCGTTCTGCACCACAGTGCCGATACAACGCAGGCGTTCAAGGAGGTTGCCCGTGTGCTGAAGCCCCGGGGCACTGCGCGGATCATGATCTACCACAAGTGGTCGATCGTCGGTCTCCTGCTCTGGCTTCGCTATGGACGCTTCTCGTCCAGCCTTGCCTCGATCTATGCGAACCACCTCGAAAGCCCTGGCACCAAGGCCTACTCGACAAGGGAGGCGACTGCGATCGTCGAGGCCAGCGGCTTGCGGGCGGTCAAGATGGAAGTCGAGCTGAGTCCAGGTGACTTGCTCTCCGGCGCAACGGGCCAGCGTCATCGCGGGCGTCTCCTGTCGATCGCCCGGCGCCTTTGGCCACGATCGCTCCTGCTTGGCGTCGCGCGCCAGCTCGGCCTCTACCTCATGATTGAAGCGGTCCGTCCCTCGGAATAG
- a CDS encoding heparinase II/III family protein codes for MAELLDGAGWNNPAMPKLWLYNLHYFDDLRAEASEARASWHRDLIDAWIAENRPITGNGWEPYPISLRIVNWVAWALAGNDLGSAVRDSLATQARALNSSLEYHLLGNHLLANAKALVFAGCYFSGVEADRWRRTGLDLLQREWREQVLPDGGHFELSPMYHAILLEDALDLIQLSKIYPHELAEPAAQWPALAARMLAWLSEMVHPDGEIAFFNDAALGIARTYRQLADYGASLHVLRSADDTTSRLADSGYVRLRSGPWLAILDAAEVGPSYLPGHAHADTLSLEVSFGDRRLITNSGTSSYAHDAIRDEERSTGAHATVEIDAENSTEVWASFRVGRRAHPFGRSVSATGHIQSASASHDGYRWLPGRPVHCRSVTVSPTSLVVRDRVTGEGNHTIIGRFPLHPLVGHICPDGQGWSIELPDEQRIRVTAKGASQFSLGEGYYAPSFGQRILRPVLAWSYRGGLPMEVETRFEL; via the coding sequence GTGGCGGAGCTGCTGGACGGTGCCGGCTGGAACAATCCGGCAATGCCGAAGCTGTGGCTGTACAACCTGCACTATTTCGACGATTTGCGCGCTGAGGCAAGCGAGGCCCGTGCGTCATGGCATCGCGACCTGATCGACGCCTGGATCGCCGAAAATCGTCCCATAACGGGAAACGGCTGGGAACCATATCCGATATCGCTGCGCATCGTGAACTGGGTCGCATGGGCGCTGGCGGGCAACGATCTGGGCTCCGCCGTGCGCGACAGCTTGGCAACGCAGGCGCGCGCGCTGAACTCCTCGCTCGAGTATCATCTGCTGGGCAACCATCTGCTCGCGAACGCGAAAGCCCTTGTGTTCGCGGGTTGCTATTTCTCGGGAGTCGAAGCCGACCGATGGCGACGCACCGGCCTGGATCTGCTGCAACGAGAATGGCGCGAACAGGTGCTTCCGGACGGCGGCCACTTTGAGCTCAGTCCGATGTATCACGCCATCCTGCTCGAGGATGCCCTGGATCTCATTCAGCTTTCGAAGATCTATCCGCACGAGCTTGCTGAACCGGCGGCGCAATGGCCGGCTTTGGCCGCGCGTATGCTGGCCTGGCTGAGTGAAATGGTCCATCCGGACGGGGAAATCGCCTTCTTCAATGACGCGGCGTTAGGCATCGCAAGGACGTACAGGCAGCTTGCGGACTATGGAGCATCGCTGCACGTCTTGCGGAGCGCAGACGACACTACCAGTCGGCTGGCTGACAGCGGGTACGTACGGCTGCGCTCCGGTCCCTGGCTCGCGATCCTCGACGCGGCCGAAGTCGGCCCCTCCTACCTGCCAGGGCATGCGCATGCAGACACGCTCTCGCTCGAAGTGTCGTTTGGCGATCGTCGTCTGATCACTAACTCCGGAACGTCGTCTTACGCCCACGATGCAATTCGAGATGAAGAGCGTTCGACCGGCGCCCACGCGACTGTCGAGATCGACGCAGAGAATTCAACCGAAGTGTGGGCCAGCTTTCGCGTCGGGCGGCGTGCGCATCCGTTCGGCAGATCGGTATCCGCGACCGGCCACATCCAGTCGGCCTCCGCCAGTCACGATGGGTACCGCTGGCTCCCTGGCCGACCAGTCCACTGCCGCAGCGTCACGGTGTCGCCGACTTCGCTAGTTGTTCGGGACCGTGTCACGGGCGAGGGAAACCACACGATCATCGGTCGTTTTCCGCTGCACCCGCTGGTCGGTCATATTTGCCCGGACGGACAAGGCTGGTCGATCGAGTTGCCGGACGAGCAGCGGATCCGTGTGACCGCGAAAGGAGCCTCTCAATTCTCGCTGGGCGAAGGTTACTACGCGCCGAGCTTTGGCCAACGAATTTTGCGACCGGTGCTTGCCTGGAGCTATAGGGGCGGGCTACCGATGGAAGTCGAAACCCGGTTCGAGCTCTGA
- a CDS encoding glycosyltransferase family 4 protein, with the protein MRILFITDHYPPEASAASVRCSAHAKRWIARGHQVTMLTNFPNYPDGKVFGGYRQSLYKREVFDTVDVLRVPTLVFPNRGSLLRIFDYLSFVVMASLASPFVARPDVVVATSPHIFAAIAGWIASRVHRRPFAFEVRDLWPDSIVAVGAMKEGRVLNLVRRVERFLYRHSDLIVTVTHATRDVLMSRGISGDKIVVVTNGADTSKLSAGCATSSLREKFGTESKVIVSYIGTVGMAHGLQLILDAADQCLIRVPEAQFIIVGSGAEREELQQQAERRGLRNVSFVGRVSHDETIDYWRLSDLTLVLLKNTPLFRTVLPSKVFEALATGTPIITNVRGELERLLEPLDAAETIEPDSVEALVRAIAELARDPARRRLLAANAAAGGKRYERTVLADSMLEALQRLCPGKPEESGRSGRSIVRDKAG; encoded by the coding sequence TTGCGCATACTCTTCATCACCGACCACTACCCGCCCGAGGCGAGTGCGGCGTCCGTCCGCTGCAGCGCGCATGCGAAACGTTGGATCGCGCGCGGTCATCAGGTCACGATGCTGACCAATTTTCCAAACTATCCGGATGGGAAGGTGTTCGGCGGCTATCGGCAATCGCTCTACAAGCGTGAGGTGTTTGATACGGTGGACGTCTTGCGCGTGCCGACACTGGTGTTCCCCAATCGTGGCTCGTTGCTGCGAATCTTTGACTATTTAAGCTTTGTGGTGATGGCTAGCCTTGCATCGCCTTTCGTTGCGCGGCCGGACGTCGTCGTCGCGACGTCACCACACATCTTTGCCGCTATTGCGGGATGGATCGCAAGCCGCGTTCACCGCAGGCCTTTCGCGTTCGAAGTGCGCGATCTATGGCCGGATTCGATCGTCGCCGTCGGCGCCATGAAGGAAGGGCGAGTATTGAATCTCGTCCGGCGTGTAGAGCGCTTTCTCTATCGACACTCCGATCTCATCGTCACGGTGACCCATGCGACCCGTGACGTGCTGATGTCGCGGGGAATTAGTGGCGACAAGATCGTGGTCGTCACCAATGGCGCAGACACATCGAAGCTCAGCGCGGGATGCGCGACATCGTCATTGCGCGAGAAATTTGGAACCGAGAGCAAGGTCATCGTTTCATACATCGGCACAGTCGGCATGGCGCATGGGTTGCAGCTCATCTTGGATGCGGCTGACCAGTGCCTGATCCGCGTTCCCGAGGCACAATTCATCATCGTCGGATCCGGTGCGGAGCGCGAGGAGCTGCAACAACAAGCCGAACGTCGGGGACTGCGGAACGTATCGTTTGTCGGTCGCGTGTCGCACGACGAGACCATCGACTATTGGCGTCTGAGCGACTTGACGCTGGTCTTGCTAAAGAACACCCCGTTGTTCAGGACCGTATTGCCGTCCAAGGTTTTCGAGGCCTTGGCGACGGGCACGCCGATCATCACGAACGTGCGGGGTGAACTGGAGCGCCTGCTCGAGCCGCTTGATGCAGCGGAGACCATCGAGCCCGACAGCGTGGAAGCACTGGTGCGCGCCATTGCGGAACTCGCACGAGATCCAGCGCGCCGGCGTTTGCTTGCGGCAAACGCCGCTGCCGGGGGCAAACGTTACGAGCGCACGGTACTGGCCGACAGTATGCTAGAAGCACTACAGCGGTTGTGCCCTGGGAAGCCCGAGGAATCAGGCCGGTCTGGTCGCAGTATCGTTCGGGACAAGGCAGGATGA